The DNA region TCGGTAGGGAAAAAAGTCCCGCATAGCCGCGAAAGCATCTGGGCCATTTGGTCCTAAGATTGGCCCGTAAGGGATTGCTCTATACCAGTAAGTTGGCGAGGTAGTCAGAGTTGCTGCAGATATTTAGTGGTCTGCGCATGGAAGCCCACAATGTATAGATTGGTTCTCATCGCGGCACTCCTGGCACTGCTTTACTATCTTCTACGGCGAGCAGTGAGGAAGTTCAGTCAAGACGCTGGACTGACCCAGTCTGGGGAGCGGGAAGAATCTGGGAAACAGATGGTGCAAGACCCAGTCTGCCGAGTGTTTGTTCCGCGGGAACATGCAGTGAGTGAGACCATTGGTGGGCAAACATATTTCTTCTGCAGCCGCGGGTGTGCGACCGCATTCCAAAAGCAACTCTCCGCCTAGCAGCCTGAATAGCTCGAATCTGAGACCATATTCTCTTTGTCAAAGAAGAGAATCATCTGGCATTCGGTGGCCTTGAAGTTAAGCAGTGGTGGCCCTGCCTTCCCTCCAGCGATTCGATTGTAAATCCACTTCTCTCCCCCAAAAAAGCGAGACGTCTTTGCATCAGGAGGCCCCAATTCCTTCTCAATCCAGACTTGATCTTTTCCCTGGTATCGGGTCAAAGAGGCGTCAAGGTAGGGGTTGTGACTGCAGGCGGTGAGGAGGAGGCAGATAGCCGAAATTTTCAGTAATGCTCGCATGTGCATGGCCCTCTCAGATTCGCGATACTGTAGCCAGGCTATCATCTAGTTGCGAAAAAGTGTAGCGGTCCCTGTTCTCAACTGCTCAACGAGTCTATCATAGGTACGTTGACCCGTTGCCTTGTTTTCACATTACTTCTACAATGCCGGCGCGAACTCTCTGGAGAGTGCTCGACGAAAGGATCTTTTTATGAAGCTTTATCTCGATACGGCGAATGTGAAGGAAATTCAGGAAGGTGCCAAACTTGGTCTGGTCGATGGGGTGACTACCAATCCCTCGCTCGTGGCCAAAGAAGGGCGTAGTTTCAAGGACATGCTGCTTGAAATCTGCAAAATGGTCGATGGCCCTATCAGCGCGGAGGTGGTCGCGATCGAAACCGAGGCGATGATTAAAGAAGGCCGGGATCTAGCCAA from Nitrospira sp. includes:
- a CDS encoding YHS domain-containing protein, yielding MYRLVLIAALLALLYYLLRRAVRKFSQDAGLTQSGEREESGKQMVQDPVCRVFVPREHAVSETIGGQTYFFCSRGCATAFQKQLSA